From one Mycobacterium colombiense CECT 3035 genomic stretch:
- a CDS encoding TetR/AcrR family transcriptional regulator: MTATSAGRRRRGRPAGSSGSRERILISARELFARNGIRNTSIRAVAAAAGVDSALVHHYFGTKEKLFAAAVHIPIDPMDIIGPLREMPVDELGYRIPSLLLPLWDSEIGAAFIATLRSILAGEEISLFRTFIEDVITVEIGSRVDNPPGSGTTRVQFVASQLVGVVMARYILRLEPFASLPPEQIARTIAPNLQRYLTGDLPDGLLP, from the coding sequence GTGACGGCCACCAGCGCCGGGCGCCGGCGGCGAGGGCGGCCGGCCGGCAGCTCGGGTAGCCGCGAGCGCATCCTGATCAGCGCTCGGGAGCTGTTCGCGCGCAACGGGATTCGCAACACCTCTATCCGCGCGGTGGCCGCGGCGGCGGGGGTGGATTCGGCGCTGGTGCATCACTACTTCGGCACCAAGGAGAAGCTGTTCGCCGCGGCCGTGCACATCCCGATCGACCCGATGGACATCATCGGGCCGTTGCGCGAGATGCCGGTGGACGAGCTCGGCTATCGCATCCCGTCATTGTTGTTGCCGCTGTGGGATTCCGAGATCGGTGCGGCGTTCATCGCCACACTGCGGTCCATCCTGGCCGGCGAGGAGATCAGCCTGTTCCGCACGTTCATCGAGGACGTGATCACCGTGGAAATCGGCTCGCGCGTGGACAACCCGCCCGGGAGCGGCACCACCCGCGTCCAGTTCGTCGCGTCCCAGTTGGTGGGCGTGGTGATGGCGCGCTACATCCTGCGACTGGAGCCGTTCGCGTCGCTGCCGCCCGAGCAGATCGCGCGGACCATCGCGCCGAACCTGCAGCGCTATCTCACCGGGGATCTGCCGGACGGCCTTCTGCCATGA
- a CDS encoding Trm112 family protein yields the protein MIDDALLSILVCPDDRGPLVLVGSEWLYNPRLRRAYRIEDGIPVLLIDEARDVGEEEHARIMAEGRPADPR from the coding sequence ATGATCGACGATGCACTGCTGAGCATCCTGGTGTGCCCGGACGACCGGGGCCCACTGGTGCTGGTCGGCTCCGAATGGCTCTACAACCCGCGGCTGCGGCGCGCCTACCGCATCGAGGACGGCATCCCGGTGCTGCTCATCGACGAGGCCCGCGACGTCGGCGAGGAGGAGCACGCCCGGATCATGGCAGAAGGCCGTCCGGCAGATCCCCGGTGA
- a CDS encoding acyl-CoA synthetase, giving the protein MCHDVQAVKTQGAAVDLNFSMVTRPVERLIATAQNGLEVLRLGGLETGSVPSPSQTVESVPMYKLRRYFPPDSRRGQSPVGPPVLMVHPMMMSADMWDVTRDEGAVGILHAHGLDPWVIDFGEPDKVEGGMRRTLADHIVALSQAIDTVRETAGSDVHLVGYSQGGMWCYQVAAYRRSKSLASIVTFGSPVDTLAALPMGIPANFAAPAANFMADHVFSRLAIPSWMARTGFQLLDPLKTAKARVDFVRQLHDREALLPREQQRRFLEREGWIAWSGPAISELLKQFIAHNRMMTGGFAVNGQMVTLTDITCPVLAFVGEVDDIGQPASVRGIRRAAPDAEVYESTIRTGHFGLVVGSKAAQQSWPTVAEWVKWLSTGGDKPDSIDLMADQPAEHTDSGVALSSRLAHGLGEASEAAVGLVRGAANTVVAANKSVRTLAVETARTLPRLVRLGQINDHTRISLGRIIEEQAHDAPQGEFLLFDGRVHTYDAVNRRVNNVVRGLIDVGVRQGDRIGVLMETRPSALVAIAALSRLGAIAVVMRPDADLAASVRLGGVTELLTDPANLEAVLRSDRQGLRQVLVLGGGESRDLHLPEDSDVIDMEQIDPDAVELPGWYRPNPGLARDLAFIAFSAAGGELVARQITNYRWAVSAFGTASTAALDRRDTVYCLTPLHHESALLVSLGGAVVGGTRIALSRGLDPSRFVQEVRQYGVTVVSYTWAMLREIVDDPAFVLQGNHPVRLFIGSGMPTGLWGRVVEAFAPAHVVEFFATTDGQAVLANVSGAKVGSKGRPLPGAGRIELGAYDAEHDLILENDRGFVQIAEPKQVGVLLAASNGPIDPSASVKRGVFAAGDTWISTEYLFYRDDDGDFWLAGRRGSVVRTARGLVYAEPVTDALGCINGVDLAVTYNVPVGDHEVAASAVTLLPGASITAADLTEAFAKLPIGLGPDIVCVVPEMNLSATFRPTVSALRAAGIPKAGRHVWYFDAGTDQYRRLTGAVRSELTGAQS; this is encoded by the coding sequence ATGTGCCATGATGTCCAAGCTGTCAAGACTCAGGGAGCAGCAGTGGATCTCAATTTTTCGATGGTCACACGACCGGTCGAGCGGCTGATCGCCACCGCGCAGAACGGGCTGGAGGTCTTGCGGCTGGGGGGCTTGGAAACCGGTAGCGTGCCGTCGCCGTCCCAGACCGTCGAGAGCGTGCCGATGTACAAGCTGCGGCGGTACTTTCCGCCGGACAGCCGGCGCGGCCAGTCGCCCGTCGGGCCGCCGGTGCTGATGGTGCACCCGATGATGATGTCGGCGGACATGTGGGACGTCACCCGCGACGAAGGCGCGGTGGGGATCCTCCACGCGCACGGGCTTGACCCGTGGGTCATCGACTTCGGCGAACCCGACAAGGTCGAGGGCGGCATGCGCCGCACCCTGGCCGACCACATCGTCGCGCTCAGCCAGGCCATCGACACGGTCCGGGAAACCGCCGGCAGCGACGTCCACCTGGTCGGCTATTCGCAGGGCGGCATGTGGTGTTACCAGGTCGCCGCCTACCGGCGCTCGAAGAGCCTGGCCAGCATCGTCACCTTCGGTTCGCCGGTGGACACGCTGGCGGCGCTGCCGATGGGCATCCCGGCAAACTTCGCCGCGCCCGCCGCGAACTTCATGGCCGACCACGTCTTCAGCCGGCTGGCCATCCCCAGCTGGATGGCGCGCACCGGCTTCCAGCTGCTCGACCCGCTCAAGACCGCCAAGGCGCGCGTCGACTTCGTGCGCCAGCTGCACGACCGCGAGGCGCTCCTCCCGCGCGAGCAGCAGCGGCGGTTCCTGGAGCGCGAGGGCTGGATCGCGTGGTCGGGCCCGGCCATCTCCGAACTGCTCAAGCAGTTCATCGCCCACAACCGGATGATGACCGGCGGGTTCGCCGTCAACGGGCAGATGGTCACCCTCACCGACATCACCTGCCCGGTGCTGGCGTTCGTGGGCGAGGTCGACGACATCGGGCAGCCGGCCTCGGTGCGCGGTATCCGGCGGGCGGCGCCGGACGCCGAGGTCTACGAATCCACCATCCGCACAGGGCATTTCGGCTTGGTCGTCGGTTCAAAGGCAGCGCAACAGAGCTGGCCGACGGTCGCGGAATGGGTGAAGTGGCTGTCCACCGGGGGCGACAAACCGGACAGCATCGACCTGATGGCCGATCAGCCCGCCGAGCACACGGACAGCGGGGTCGCGCTGAGCTCGCGGCTTGCGCACGGCCTCGGGGAGGCCTCCGAGGCGGCGGTGGGGCTGGTCCGTGGCGCGGCCAACACCGTCGTCGCCGCCAACAAGTCGGTCCGCACCCTGGCCGTCGAGACGGCCCGCACGCTGCCACGCCTGGTCCGCCTGGGCCAGATCAACGACCACACCCGGATCTCGCTGGGCCGCATCATCGAAGAGCAGGCCCACGACGCGCCGCAGGGCGAATTCCTGTTGTTCGACGGCCGGGTGCACACCTACGACGCGGTGAACCGGCGCGTCAACAACGTCGTTCGCGGCCTGATCGACGTCGGGGTGCGGCAGGGTGACCGGATCGGCGTGCTGATGGAGACCCGGCCCAGCGCGCTGGTGGCCATCGCCGCGCTGTCGCGGCTCGGCGCCATCGCGGTGGTGATGCGGCCCGACGCCGATCTGGCCGCCTCGGTGCGGCTCGGGGGAGTGACCGAACTGCTCACCGACCCCGCCAACCTCGAGGCCGTGCTGCGGTCCGACCGCCAGGGGCTGCGGCAGGTGCTGGTGCTCGGCGGCGGCGAGTCGCGGGATCTGCACCTGCCCGAGGACTCCGACGTCATCGACATGGAACAGATCGACCCGGACGCCGTCGAGTTGCCCGGCTGGTACCGCCCCAACCCGGGGCTGGCCCGGGACCTGGCGTTCATCGCGTTCAGCGCGGCCGGCGGCGAGTTGGTCGCCAGGCAGATCACCAACTACCGCTGGGCGGTGTCGGCGTTCGGCACCGCCTCGACGGCCGCCCTGGACCGCCGCGACACCGTCTACTGCCTGACGCCGCTGCACCACGAGTCGGCGCTGCTGGTCAGCCTGGGCGGCGCCGTGGTCGGCGGCACCCGCATCGCGCTGTCGCGCGGCCTGGACCCGAGCCGATTCGTCCAAGAGGTGCGCCAGTACGGCGTCACCGTGGTGTCCTACACCTGGGCCATGCTCCGCGAGATCGTCGACGATCCCGCGTTCGTGCTGCAGGGCAATCACCCGGTGCGGCTGTTCATCGGTTCCGGCATGCCGACCGGGCTGTGGGGGCGCGTCGTCGAGGCGTTCGCGCCCGCCCACGTCGTCGAGTTCTTCGCCACCACCGACGGGCAGGCGGTGCTGGCCAACGTGTCCGGAGCCAAGGTCGGCAGCAAGGGCCGCCCGCTGCCGGGCGCGGGGCGGATCGAGCTGGGCGCCTACGACGCCGAGCACGACCTGATCCTGGAGAACGACCGCGGCTTCGTGCAGATCGCCGAGCCCAAACAGGTCGGGGTGCTGCTGGCGGCCTCCAACGGGCCGATCGATCCGAGCGCCTCGGTCAAACGCGGCGTCTTCGCCGCCGGCGACACCTGGATCTCGACGGAGTACCTGTTCTACCGCGACGACGACGGCGACTTCTGGCTGGCAGGCAGGCGCGGCTCGGTGGTGCGCACCGCGCGTGGCCTGGTGTACGCCGAGCCCGTCACCGATGCGCTGGGTTGCATCAACGGCGTGGACCTCGCGGTGACCTACAACGTGCCGGTGGGCGACCACGAGGTGGCGGCGTCGGCGGTGACGCTGTTGCCCGGCGCCTCGATCACCGCGGCCGACCTCACCGAGGCCTTCGCCAAGCTCCCGATCGGCCTGGGACCCGACATCGTGTGCGTGGTGCCGGAGATGAACCTGAGCGCGACGTTCCGCCCCACGGTCAGCGCCCTGCGGGCGGCCGGGATCCCGAAGGCCGGACGTCACGTCTGGTATTTCGACGCCGGCACCGACCAGTACCGCCGCCTGACCGGGGCGGTCCGTTCCGAGCTGACGGGAGCGCAGTCATGA
- a CDS encoding glycoside hydrolase family 15 protein has product MADRTIDIETTFAPRVLREYALLADGERGALLGPQGDVAWMCAPHWDSDAVFSNLIGGGGVYAITPIDVRHVWGGYYEPGTLIWRNRWITRDGIVECREALAFPGDRDRVVLLRRLTVCRGTARVRVLMAPGAAFGRHGLGQPSRDGGVWSGRSGRLRWRWLAGCDAHTLKAAHDKSELLTCEITLEEGQEHDLVLELSEHALPDQPPDPDLAWDATAAAWQRSMPSLDCTIAPRDGRHSYAVLRGLTSSGGGMVAAATMSLPERAHTNQNYDYRYAWIRDQVYAGMAAAAVGTTELLDAAVEFVGARLLDDGPNLKPAYTVTGGAVPSERTLDLPGYPGGADKVGNWVNQQFQLDVFGEALQLLAKAGAADRLDADGWRAVQAAVAAIEKRWREPDAGVWEIHDEHWTQSRLACVAGLRAVAKLAGAGPEVAACASLADAILADTASNSLHPHGYWQRSPRLTGVDASLLLPPVRGAVPADDPRTRATLDAVRRELTDDGFVYRFRHDERDLGDAEGAFLLCGFMMALAEDQQGHGHCAMRWFERNRAACGPPGLFCEEYDVRQRQLRGNLPQAFAHALMLECTATLTDDDAHHE; this is encoded by the coding sequence GTGGCTGACCGAACGATCGACATCGAGACCACCTTTGCGCCCCGGGTGCTGCGTGAGTACGCGCTGCTCGCCGACGGCGAACGCGGCGCGCTGCTCGGGCCCCAGGGCGACGTGGCGTGGATGTGCGCGCCGCACTGGGACTCCGATGCCGTCTTCTCCAATCTCATTGGCGGCGGCGGTGTTTACGCGATCACCCCGATCGACGTCCGGCACGTGTGGGGCGGCTATTACGAGCCGGGCACCCTGATCTGGCGCAACCGCTGGATCACCCGCGACGGCATCGTGGAATGCCGTGAGGCGCTGGCCTTTCCGGGTGACCGCGACCGGGTGGTGCTGCTGCGGCGACTCACGGTGTGCCGAGGGACGGCGCGGGTGCGGGTGCTGATGGCCCCCGGCGCGGCATTCGGCCGGCACGGCCTCGGCCAGCCGAGCCGTGATGGCGGGGTGTGGAGCGGCCGGTCGGGCCGGTTGCGCTGGCGCTGGCTGGCCGGCTGCGACGCGCACACCCTCAAAGCCGCGCACGACAAAAGCGAGCTGCTCACCTGCGAGATCACGCTCGAGGAGGGCCAGGAACACGACCTGGTGTTGGAGCTGTCCGAACACGCGTTGCCCGACCAGCCCCCCGACCCCGATCTGGCCTGGGACGCCACCGCGGCCGCCTGGCAGCGCAGCATGCCCAGCCTGGATTGCACCATCGCACCCCGCGACGGCCGGCACTCCTACGCGGTGCTGCGCGGGCTGACCAGCAGCGGGGGCGGCATGGTGGCCGCGGCCACGATGAGCCTGCCCGAGAGGGCCCACACCAATCAGAACTACGACTATCGGTACGCCTGGATCCGCGACCAGGTTTACGCCGGCATGGCCGCCGCCGCCGTCGGCACGACCGAATTGCTGGACGCGGCGGTCGAATTCGTCGGCGCCCGGCTGCTCGACGACGGCCCGAACCTCAAACCCGCCTACACCGTCACCGGCGGCGCGGTGCCCAGCGAACGAACGCTCGACCTGCCCGGCTATCCCGGCGGCGCCGACAAGGTCGGCAACTGGGTCAACCAGCAATTCCAGCTCGACGTCTTCGGCGAGGCGCTGCAGCTGCTGGCCAAGGCGGGCGCCGCCGACCGGCTCGACGCCGACGGGTGGCGCGCCGTGCAGGCGGCCGTCGCGGCCATCGAAAAGCGCTGGCGCGAACCGGATGCCGGGGTCTGGGAGATCCACGACGAGCACTGGACGCAGTCCCGGCTGGCCTGCGTGGCCGGGTTGCGCGCCGTCGCGAAACTGGCCGGCGCCGGTCCCGAGGTGGCGGCCTGCGCCTCGCTGGCGGACGCGATCCTGGCCGACACCGCGTCGAACAGCCTGCACCCACACGGTTATTGGCAGCGCAGCCCGCGGTTGACGGGCGTCGACGCGTCACTGTTGCTGCCACCCGTGCGCGGCGCCGTGCCCGCCGACGACCCCCGCACCCGGGCCACCCTGGACGCGGTTCGCCGGGAACTCACCGACGACGGGTTCGTCTACCGATTCCGGCACGATGAGCGCGACCTCGGCGACGCCGAGGGCGCCTTCCTGCTCTGCGGGTTCATGATGGCGCTGGCCGAAGATCAACAGGGCCATGGCCATTGCGCGATGCGCTGGTTCGAGCGCAACAGAGCCGCGTGCGGCCCACCCGGTCTGTTCTGCGAGGAATACGACGTGCGGCAGCGCCAGCTCCGCGGCAACCTGCCCCAGGCGTTCGCGCACGCGCTGATGCTCGAATGCACGGCGACCCTCACCGACGATGACGCCCACCATGAGTGA
- a CDS encoding HNH endonuclease signature motif containing protein, which yields MFEWWYASRETSESAALLDRAREARRAEARAAAERLVAAGELLVLRCRESGERADWSADAWEAVAAQLGAALGCSVAMGHSYLRYAMAMRDRLPQVGEAFRAGYIDYRAFQTIVFRTDLITDAEVLARVDARVAVLLSRRPSLTRGGLAAAVDRVVALVDGDAVRRAKDALGDRYVDVLAHGSGMAYVTGSVLGADGRALDRRLEALAATVCDADPRTVTQRRADALGALAAGGSRLVCGCGRADCAAGAPSAGKPGSNVVIHVIAERASVEGRGSAPAVSAGVEGLIPAEVVAELAKSARLVPVAAPTGAQTGYTPSAKLADFVRCRDLTCRAPGCDRPATDCDLDHTIPYADGGPTHASNLKALCRVHHLMKTFWGWRDRQLPDGTVIWTLPDQHTYVTTPGSALLFPQLCTPTGDVIIPPPPRPDRCTDRTAMMPRRTRTRAQHRATRVATERKHNREARQPKPREREAAHFGPAPPADDDEPPPF from the coding sequence ATGTTCGAGTGGTGGTACGCCTCGCGGGAGACGTCGGAGTCGGCGGCGCTGCTGGATCGGGCGCGCGAGGCCCGACGGGCGGAGGCGCGGGCGGCCGCTGAGCGGTTGGTGGCCGCCGGTGAGCTGTTGGTGTTGCGGTGCCGGGAGTCGGGGGAGCGCGCGGACTGGTCGGCCGACGCGTGGGAGGCGGTGGCCGCGCAGTTGGGTGCGGCGTTGGGGTGCAGCGTGGCGATGGGGCACAGCTATCTGCGTTACGCGATGGCGATGCGCGATCGGCTGCCACAGGTGGGGGAGGCCTTTCGGGCCGGCTACATCGACTATCGGGCGTTTCAGACGATCGTGTTTCGCACCGACTTGATCACCGATGCCGAGGTGCTGGCCCGCGTCGATGCGCGAGTGGCGGTGTTGTTGTCGCGGCGCCCCTCGCTGACCCGCGGTGGGCTGGCCGCCGCGGTGGACCGGGTGGTCGCGTTGGTCGATGGCGATGCGGTGCGCCGGGCCAAGGACGCACTCGGTGATCGCTATGTGGATGTGCTGGCCCACGGGTCGGGGATGGCGTATGTGACGGGCAGCGTCTTAGGCGCCGACGGCCGGGCGTTGGACCGGCGCCTGGAGGCGCTGGCCGCCACGGTGTGTGACGCCGATCCGCGCACCGTCACGCAGCGGCGCGCGGATGCGTTGGGGGCGTTGGCCGCTGGTGGTTCGCGGCTGGTGTGTGGCTGTGGGCGTGCCGACTGCGCCGCGGGCGCGCCGAGCGCGGGCAAGCCCGGGAGCAACGTGGTGATCCACGTGATCGCCGAGCGGGCCAGCGTCGAGGGCCGCGGTTCTGCCCCGGCGGTGTCGGCGGGGGTGGAGGGGCTCATCCCGGCCGAGGTGGTCGCCGAGCTGGCGAAGTCAGCGCGGCTGGTACCGGTGGCGGCACCGACCGGCGCGCAAACCGGTTACACCCCCTCGGCCAAACTGGCCGACTTTGTGCGCTGCCGGGATCTGACGTGCCGGGCTCCGGGCTGTGATCGTCCGGCCACCGACTGCGACCTCGACCATACGATCCCGTACGCCGACGGGGGGCCGACGCACGCGTCGAACCTCAAGGCGCTGTGCCGCGTGCACCATTTGATGAAAACGTTCTGGGGCTGGCGCGACCGCCAGCTGCCCGACGGCACGGTGATCTGGACGCTGCCCGACCAGCACACCTACGTCACCACCCCGGGCAGTGCACTGCTGTTCCCGCAGCTGTGCACTCCCACCGGCGATGTCATCATCCCGCCCCCGCCACGACCCGACCGTTGCACCGACCGGACCGCGATGATGCCCCGACGCACCCGCACCCGCGCCCAACACCGCGCCACGCGCGTCGCCACCGAACGCAAGCACAACCGCGAGGCCCGGCAACCGAAACCTCGAGAGCGCGAGGCCGCCCACTTCGGTCCCGCACCACCTGCCGACGATGACGAGCCGCCACCGTTCTGA
- a CDS encoding SDR family NAD(P)-dependent oxidoreductase: protein MTPSLSGKIAFITGGASGIGAALATKLAEGGAEVWLADRQLAAAQELAQRLGSGGTKAHAIELDVRDYPAFEAAVAEAVRTSGRIDYLFNNAGIGVGGEVDSYSLDDWNDVLAVNLHGVVHGIQAVYPIMIRQRSGHIVNTASMAGLLAGPGTASYTASKHAVVALSKALRLEAKRHNVKVSVLCPGAIRTPILTGGVYGRMTNTGASEEDILKSWEPTRPMAPDKFAARVLRAVLRNKAIIIVPAWWKTLWYLERLSQTMSMQVGRIVLKRLREMPSSAS from the coding sequence ATGACGCCGAGCTTGTCCGGCAAGATCGCATTCATCACCGGCGGCGCTTCGGGCATCGGTGCCGCGCTGGCCACCAAGTTGGCCGAGGGCGGCGCGGAGGTCTGGCTCGCCGATCGCCAGCTGGCCGCCGCGCAGGAGCTCGCACAACGCCTCGGCAGCGGCGGCACGAAGGCCCACGCGATCGAACTCGACGTGCGCGACTACCCCGCGTTCGAGGCCGCGGTCGCCGAGGCGGTGCGGACATCCGGGCGCATCGACTACCTGTTCAACAACGCCGGCATCGGGGTCGGCGGCGAGGTCGACTCCTACAGCCTCGACGACTGGAACGACGTCCTGGCCGTGAACCTGCACGGGGTGGTGCACGGCATCCAGGCGGTGTATCCCATCATGATCCGGCAGCGCTCGGGCCACATCGTGAACACGGCGTCGATGGCGGGCCTGCTGGCCGGCCCGGGCACCGCCAGCTATACCGCCTCCAAGCACGCCGTCGTCGCGCTGTCGAAGGCGCTGCGGCTGGAGGCCAAGCGCCACAACGTGAAGGTGTCGGTGCTGTGCCCCGGCGCGATCCGGACCCCGATCCTCACCGGCGGCGTCTACGGCCGGATGACCAACACCGGTGCCAGCGAAGAGGACATCCTCAAATCCTGGGAGCCGACGCGGCCGATGGCACCGGACAAGTTCGCCGCCCGCGTGCTTCGGGCCGTGCTGCGCAACAAGGCGATCATCATCGTGCCGGCATGGTGGAAGACGCTGTGGTACCTCGAGCGCCTCTCGCAGACGATGTCGATGCAGGTGGGACGAATCGTGCTCAAGCGATTGCGTGAAATGCCGTCCAGCGCATCGTGA
- a CDS encoding GMC family oxidoreductase, protein MGDFLRGLFKGAVEPKDNDSRFLLDVHSRDLPGEKTMRRYADDDEVDLVVVGAGAGGSVLAQRLAREGWRVVILEAGPFWHPDEDWVSDEAGSHALYWTQKRIIGGDDPIELGKNNSGRGVGGSMVHYAGYTPRFHPSDFETYTRDGVGADWPIRYQDIRRHYEQVELELPVAGQNWPWGDPHRYPFAPHPISGAAAKIWRGALKLGIEMRVGPVGIVNGTFGNRPHCIYRGYCLQGCKVNAKASPYVTHLPDALAHAVEIRANCMASRVELDQSGAARGVVYYDEIGGKERLQRAKVVAIAGYSIETPRLLLNSTSDRFPNGLGNNDDQVGRYVMVQGATQSAGRWSEEVRMYKAPPPEVTSEQFYETDLSRGFARGFAIQTVSPMPIGWAEHVLADGHWGRALREYMRDYNHWATVGVLNELLPLPDNRVTLADEKDPYGIPVARFDYTLCDNDKANMAYSTKVIGDILHAADAQDVLTIERFAHLIGGARMGTGPENSVVDSDHRVWGVPNLFLADGSVCPTQGSANPALTIMALASRLAERLAGGKIDTRAGRRSEAGVRG, encoded by the coding sequence ATGGGCGACTTCTTACGAGGGCTGTTCAAGGGCGCGGTCGAACCCAAGGACAACGATTCACGATTCCTGCTCGACGTGCACAGCCGCGACCTGCCCGGCGAGAAGACCATGCGCCGCTACGCCGACGACGACGAGGTCGATCTGGTTGTGGTGGGCGCCGGGGCCGGCGGCTCGGTGCTGGCGCAGCGGCTGGCGCGGGAGGGCTGGCGGGTGGTGATCCTCGAGGCCGGCCCGTTCTGGCACCCCGACGAGGACTGGGTGTCCGACGAGGCCGGGTCGCACGCGCTCTACTGGACGCAGAAACGCATCATCGGCGGCGACGACCCAATCGAGCTGGGCAAGAACAACTCCGGACGTGGCGTGGGCGGGTCCATGGTGCACTACGCCGGGTACACGCCGCGCTTCCACCCCAGCGACTTCGAGACCTACACGCGCGACGGGGTCGGGGCGGACTGGCCCATCCGCTACCAGGACATCCGCCGTCACTACGAGCAGGTCGAACTCGAGCTGCCGGTGGCCGGACAGAACTGGCCCTGGGGCGATCCGCACCGCTACCCCTTTGCACCGCACCCTATTTCGGGTGCGGCCGCCAAGATCTGGCGGGGAGCGCTCAAGCTCGGGATCGAGATGCGGGTGGGGCCCGTCGGCATCGTCAACGGCACCTTCGGCAACCGCCCGCACTGCATCTACCGTGGCTACTGCCTGCAGGGCTGCAAGGTCAACGCCAAGGCCAGCCCGTACGTCACGCACCTGCCCGACGCGCTGGCCCACGCCGTGGAGATCCGCGCCAACTGCATGGCCTCCCGCGTGGAGCTCGACCAGAGCGGCGCCGCCCGGGGCGTGGTCTATTACGACGAGATCGGCGGCAAGGAACGGCTGCAGCGAGCCAAAGTGGTTGCGATTGCTGGATATTCGATCGAGACACCGCGACTGCTGTTGAACTCGACCAGCGACCGGTTTCCGAACGGGCTGGGCAACAACGACGATCAGGTAGGGCGCTACGTGATGGTGCAGGGCGCCACCCAGTCCGCGGGCCGGTGGTCCGAGGAGGTCCGGATGTACAAGGCGCCGCCCCCGGAGGTGACGTCCGAACAGTTCTACGAGACCGACCTCTCGCGCGGGTTCGCCCGCGGCTTCGCCATCCAGACCGTGTCGCCGATGCCCATCGGCTGGGCCGAACACGTGCTGGCGGACGGCCATTGGGGCCGTGCCCTGCGCGAGTACATGCGCGACTACAACCACTGGGCAACCGTCGGCGTGCTCAACGAGCTGTTGCCACTGCCGGACAACCGCGTGACGCTGGCCGACGAGAAGGATCCGTACGGCATTCCGGTGGCCCGGTTCGACTACACACTGTGCGACAACGACAAAGCCAACATGGCCTACTCCACCAAGGTGATCGGTGACATCCTGCACGCCGCCGACGCCCAGGACGTGCTCACCATCGAGCGCTTCGCCCACCTGATCGGCGGCGCCCGCATGGGCACCGGCCCGGAGAACTCGGTCGTCGACTCCGATCACCGGGTGTGGGGCGTGCCGAACCTGTTCCTCGCCGACGGCTCGGTGTGCCCCACCCAGGGCTCGGCGAACCCCGCGCTGACCATCATGGCGCTGGCCTCCCGGCTCGCCGAGCGGTTGGCAGGAGGGAAGATCGATACCCGCGCGGGACGGAGGTCGGAGGCGGGAGTCCGTGGCTGA
- a CDS encoding gluconate 2-dehydrogenase subunit 3 family protein, whose protein sequence is MANTSRPDHLPNLRPDGKPPHPSWLPKQRRGVTPQMIGRYPDYDVLETADTWDEATRKVVLARLEPPGPLRFFTPEEEPCLRAFCDTVLAQDVDPRVPAAESVDSKLADGRLDGYQYADMPDDRDTWRLVLRGLDETARTHYGAASFAGADITTREAIVDKFSQADLQGGAWESLNVKRAWSVCMRMTLSGFYSHPWAWNEIGFGGPAYPRGFMRLGGATGPASAREPYETRGATDEDPVQIVNNGEL, encoded by the coding sequence ATGGCCAACACCTCACGCCCCGACCACCTGCCCAACCTGCGCCCCGACGGCAAGCCGCCGCACCCGTCCTGGCTGCCCAAGCAGCGCCGCGGCGTCACGCCGCAGATGATCGGGCGCTACCCCGATTACGACGTGCTGGAAACCGCCGACACCTGGGACGAGGCCACCCGCAAGGTCGTGCTGGCCCGGCTCGAACCGCCTGGGCCCTTGCGGTTTTTCACACCCGAAGAGGAGCCGTGCCTGCGCGCCTTCTGCGACACGGTGCTGGCGCAGGACGTCGACCCGCGGGTGCCGGCGGCCGAGTCGGTCGACTCCAAACTCGCCGACGGGCGCCTCGACGGCTACCAGTACGCCGACATGCCCGACGACCGCGACACCTGGCGGCTGGTGCTGCGCGGGCTCGACGAGACGGCGCGGACTCATTACGGCGCAGCGTCGTTCGCCGGCGCCGATATCACCACCCGCGAGGCGATCGTCGACAAGTTCTCGCAGGCGGATCTGCAGGGCGGGGCGTGGGAGAGCCTGAACGTCAAGCGGGCGTGGTCGGTATGCATGCGAATGACGTTGTCGGGCTTCTACTCCCACCCCTGGGCGTGGAACGAGATCGGGTTCGGCGGCCCCGCCTACCCGCGCGGCTTCATGCGCCTCGGTGGCGCCACCGGGCCGGCCTCCGCGCGCGAACCGTACGAGACCCGCGGGGCCACCGACGAGGATCCGGTGCAAATCGTGAACAACGGGGAGTTGTGA